From bacterium, one genomic window encodes:
- a CDS encoding alpha/beta hydrolase, translating into MNQGKLLRSTPLIFLHGWGTTARIWQRQAGHFSSTGPVLVPDYLIKNCGPSLLSTPLTLESLNFELFTLCRQRAFPSVHLVGWSLGSLIALDFASRFPRLVSSLTLVAATPKFVADDSFPDGTPRGELRLLRSRLLRDRLLAFSAFHQLLFTEQEKNQPLMLKIRNLLKTDTEISGQTLLEGMNILENADLRPALPSIQTPVTIIHGENDRLCPVGAARYLHQHIPHSRLKILPDCGHLPFLTREEEFNQALEEFLESVSKEPAS; encoded by the coding sequence GTGAATCAGGGGAAACTTCTTCGCTCCACACCGCTGATTTTTCTCCACGGGTGGGGGACAACAGCCAGAATCTGGCAGCGGCAGGCAGGCCACTTTTCTTCGACAGGGCCTGTTCTCGTGCCGGACTACCTGATTAAAAATTGCGGTCCATCGCTTCTTTCCACTCCACTTACTTTGGAAAGCCTGAATTTTGAGTTATTCACCCTCTGCCGCCAGCGGGCATTTCCTTCGGTGCATCTCGTTGGCTGGTCTTTGGGCAGTCTGATCGCCCTGGATTTTGCTTCCCGCTTTCCCCGCCTGGTCAGTTCCCTGACTCTGGTGGCAGCAACTCCCAAATTTGTAGCCGATGACAGCTTCCCGGATGGGACCCCCAGGGGAGAATTGCGGCTGCTGCGCAGCAGGCTGCTTCGCGACCGGCTCCTTGCTTTCAGTGCATTTCATCAGCTCCTGTTCACCGAGCAGGAAAAAAATCAGCCCCTTATGCTGAAAATCAGAAACCTTCTGAAAACCGATACCGAGATCAGCGGCCAGACGCTTCTCGAAGGCATGAATATTCTTGAGAATGCGGACCTTCGGCCGGCTCTGCCTTCCATTCAGACTCCGGTGACGATTATTCATGGTGAAAATGACCGGCTCTGTCCTGTCGGAGCAGCCCGCTATCTGCACCAGCATATTCCTCACTCTCGGTTAAAAATATTGCCGGATTGCGGTCATCTACCCTTTCTGACCAGAGAAGAGGAGTTCAACCAGGCATTGGAAGAGTTTCTTGAGTCTGTCTCAAAAGAGCCCGCCTCGTGA